One Triticum dicoccoides isolate Atlit2015 ecotype Zavitan chromosome 5B, WEW_v2.0, whole genome shotgun sequence genomic window carries:
- the LOC119311994 gene encoding DNA-directed RNA polymerase III subunit RPC8-like produces MFVLSQIEHNLPMPPHLLNRPLVDAIKAELERLLLDKVIANLGLCVSVYDILSVEGGFIFPGEGCSTYKVSFRLLMFRPFIGEVLVGKISGYDEKGLQVSLDFFSDICIPGHLMQFGTVRGEDGRWALKTEDGDELHLDIDDEIRFLVSSIKYPPIPVEQKEDDKPFAPMQINGSIKGDGLGLLAWWAAGEEEGEEEEDGEGEEEGEEEQ; encoded by the exons ATGTTCGTTTTGAGCCAGATTGAGCACAACCTGCCGATGCCTCCGCACTTGCTGAATCGCCCTCTTGTCGACGCCATCAAGGCCGAGCTTGAGAGGCTCTTGCTGGATAAG GTGATTGCAAATCTCGGGCTCTGCGTGTCCGTCTATGACATCCTTTCCGTCGAAGGTGGATTCATCTTTCCAGGAGAGGGCTGCTCGACGTATAAA GTTTCCTTTCGGTTATTGATGTTCAGGCCCTTTATTGGGGAGGTTCTTGTTGGGAAGATCAGTGGATATGATGAGAAGGGTTTACAAG TTTCACTTGATTTTTTCAGCGATATATGCATTCCGGGACACTTGATGCAATTTGGCACAGTGAG GGGGGAGGACGGTAGGTGGGCGTTGAAGACTGAAGATGGTGATGAGCTTCATCTTGACATTGATGATGAG ATACGATTCTTGGTGTCTAGCATAAAGTACCCACCTATACCAGTTGAGCAAAAGGAGGATGACAAGCCATTTGCTCCGATGCAGATCAAT GGAAGTATCAAAGGagatggtcttggccttcttgcatGGTGGGCGGCAGGTGAAGAGGAGGGcgaggaagaggaagatggcgagggagaggaagagggcgaGGAAGAGCAATAG
- the LOC119311992 gene encoding scarecrow-like protein 21, protein MSAKASERTYRCSDDSQMAYYNNSVPLAENGRFYMMQNHLDVHYTSSGDGSQKISSNPQVFEAQYCTLESSLADGVYPTQSSTSSHSISPISGSPLSQNDSHSYHTYDSPPTASCVTEIPDFQSKLKELENAILGPELDIASDSPESLLQANHPLKQDNWRQLLGINTGDLKQVIIACGKAVAANDMYATELLISELGQLVSVSGDPMQRLGAYMLEGLVARLSFSGSKLYKSLKCKEPTSSELMSYMHLLCEICPFYKFGYMSANGAIAEAIKGENFVHIIDFQIAQGSQWITIIQALAARPGGPPFLRITGIDDSNSAYARGGGLDMVGTRLHSVSASCGLPFEFNAVHAASHEVYIQHLDIRPGEAIVVNFAYQLHHTPDESVSMENHRDRIVRMIKSLSPRVVTLVEQESNTNTSAFLPRYLETLDYYTAMFESIDVALPRDDKRRISTEQHCVARDIVNLIACEGAERVERHEVFGKWKARFAMAGFRPYPLSSVVNNTIKTLLDSYHSCYRLEERDGVLYLGWKSRVLVVSSAWC, encoded by the coding sequence ATGTCAGCTAAGGCTTCAGAACGTACGTATAGATGCTCAGATGATTCACAAATGGCGTACTACAACAACTCGGTGCCTTTAGCAGAAAATGGACGGTTCTATATGATGCAAAATCATCTGGATGTTCACTACACATCTTCAGGTGATGGGTCACAGaaaattagttccaatcctcaagtaTTTGAAGCACAGTACTGCACACTCGAATCATCATTGGCAGATGGTGTTTATCCTACACAGAGCTCCACATCTTCTCATAGCATCTCCCCTATAAGTGGGAGCCCCCTGTCTCAGAATGATAGCCACTCATACCACACATATGATTCACCCCCAACTGCTTCATGTGTTACCGAGATACCGGATTTCCAGAGTAAACTAAAGGAGCTAGAAAATGCAATTCTTGGACCTGAATTGGACATAGCCTCTGACAGCCCCGAGAGCTTATTGCAAGCCAACCATCCTTTGAAACAAGATAACTGGAGACAGCTTCTGGGAATTAACACAGGAGACTTGAAGCAGGTGATCATAGCATGCGGTAAGGCTGTTGCTGCGAATGATATGTATGCGACAGAACTATTGATATCTGAGCTAGGTCAGCTGGTGTCTGTCTCTGGAGATCCAATGCAACGCCTAGGAGCGTATATGTtggaaggccttgtggccaggctctCTTTCTCTGGAAGTAAGCTGTATAAATCCTTGAAGTGCAAAGAACCTACAAGCTCTGAGCTCATGTCTTACATGCATCTCCTCTGTGAGATCTGCCCATTCTACAAGTTTGGTTACATGTCAGCCAATGGTGCCATAGCAGAGGCTATCAAAGGCGAGAACTTCGTTCACATCATCGATTTCCAAATCGCACAGGGAAGCCAGTGGATAACTATCATTCAGGCGCTTGCAGCGAGGCCTGGGGGTCCACCATTCCTAAGAATCACTGGTATAGATGACTCAAACTCTGCTTATGCCCGAGGTggtggactggatatggttgggacAAGATTGCACAGTGTGTCTGCATCGTGTGGCCTGCCCTTTGAGTTCAATGCTGTTCATGCTGCTAGCCATGAGGTTTATATTCAGCATCTTGACATAAGACCTGGGGAGGCTATTGTAGTGAATTTTGCCTATCAGCTGCACCATACTCCTGATGAAAGTGTGAGCATGGAAAATCACCGGGACAGGATCGTAAGAATGATCAAGAGCCTGTCCCCTAGGGTGGTGACTCTTGTTGAGCAGGAGTCGAACACAAACACAAGTGCATTCTTGCCAAGGTACTTGGAGACTCTCGACTACTATACGGCAATGTTTGAGTCAATAGACGTTGCTCTCCCAAGGGATGACAAGAGACGGATTAGCACGGAGCAGCACTGTGTCGCAAGGGATATCGTCAATTTGATCGCGTGCGAGGGTGCTGAAAGGGTTGAGAGGCACGAGGTGTTTGGGAAATGGAAGGCGAGGTTTGCAATGGCTGGATTCAGGCCGTACCCTCTGAGTTCGGTGGTGAACAACACCATCAAAACGCTGCTGGATAGCTACCACAGTTGCTACAGGCTTGAGGAGAGGGACGGGGTCCTTTACCTTGGTTGGAAGAGCAGAGTGTTGGTCGTGTCTTCTGCATGGTGCTGA